In Tribolium castaneum strain GA2 chromosome 4, icTriCast1.1, whole genome shotgun sequence, one DNA window encodes the following:
- the LOC103315139 gene encoding uncharacterized protein LOC103315139 — protein sequence MNIRLFISEIKKRPVLWDHSNRHYYSKNALNDGWLEIAKMFDIEVYSAKQKWKNLRDTFRVELKKTKRYRSSDGTSRCIWAYYEDMYFIKDILRTRRAPDPELPTASPEITEVANETIKTEKDSVTYSPSRLTDDASNIVIENVTSLHADSDVDTTNEQIDQRGVKRKWFKEEQTEGNEDDQDDDLLFFRSLLPFVKKLDQDKKLLFRMNVQQMLYDQLYNN from the exons ATGAATATTCGCTTGTTTAtcagtgaaattaaaaaaaggccAGTTCTGTGGGACCATTCCAACCGGCATTATTACAGCAAGAATGCCTTAAACGACGGATGGCTCGAAATCGCGAAAATGTTCGACATCGAAG TTTATTCAGCTAAACAGAAATGGAAGAACCTGAGAGACACATTTCGCGTCGAACTGAAGAAAACCAAGAGGTACAGATCTTCAGACGGGACGTCGAGGTGCATTTGGGCCTATTATGAAGATATGTACTTCATTAAGGATATCCTAAGGACAAGACGAGCACCAGATCCCGAACTACCAACTGCTAGCCCTGAAATAACCGAAGTCGCCAATGAAACCATCAAGACTGAGAAAGACTCAGTCACTTATTCGCCAAGTCGCCTAACTGACGATGCCTCAAACATTGTTATTGAAAATGTTACCTCGCTACATGCCGACAGTGATGTCGATACGACAAACGAGCAGATTGACCAAAGAGGGGTTAAGAGGAAATGGTTCAAGGAGGAACAAACGGAAGGGAATGAGGACGACCAAGATGACGACTTACTGTTCTTTCGGAGTTTGCTTCcctttgtcaaaaaattggaccaagacaaaaaattgttgttccGGATGAATGTCCAACAAATGTTGTATGACCAgttgtataataattaa